CCTGGTCGCTGCTGCTGTTCATGGCCGCGACGATGGCGATGGGGGTCGCGCTCGCCGACTCGGGAGCGGCGCGGTGGCTGGTCTCCGGGCTGCCGGCCAGCGTGTCCCCGATGGTGTTCCTGGCGATCGTGATCACCGTCAGCACGGCGGCCCACCTGGTCCTGCAGTCCCGCTCGGCCCGCTCGTCGGTGCTGGTTCCGCTGGTCGTGGCCGCCTCCGCCGGCGTGGGGGTCAACCCGGTCGCCGCCGCCCTCGCCTCAACCGCCGCCGCGGGCTTCTGCCACACCCTGCCCGCCTCGGCCAAGCCGGTCGCGCTCTTCGCGCAGCTCCCCGGCACCCCCACCTACACCCCGCGCGACCTGCTGAGGCTGTCCGGCTTCCTGGCGCCGCTGACCGCCGTACTCGTCCTGTTCTTCGCCGTAGCGGTGTGGCCGCTACTCGGCGTCTCCGTCACCCGCTGAGGAGCTCTCATGCTGAACCGTGTCGTCGTGGCCCCCTGCGGCTTCAAGGAGTCCCTGTCCGCCGAGGCCGCCGCCGACGCCATCGCGGCCGGCGTGCGCCGGGTCCTGCCCGCCGCCGAGATCGACCTCGTCCCGCTGGTGGACGGCGGTGAGGGCACGGCGGTCGCCCTGGCCGCCGCGACCGGGGGGCGGATCGTCACGACCGCGGCGACCGGCCCGGTCGGGGCGACCATCGCCACGCACTTCGCCCTCCTCGGCGACGGGGACACCGCGGTGGTGGAGATGGCGGCGGTCGCGGGCCTCTCCCTCGTCCCGCGCGGCCTGCGCGACCCGGGCACCACGACCACGTACGGCGTCGGCGAGCTGATCCGCGCCGCCCTCGACACGGGGGTCCGGCGGATCCTCGTCGGCTGCGGCGACTCGGGCACCTCTGACGGGGGCGCCGGAGCCCTCCAGGCGCTCGGGGCGCGGCTGCTGGACGCGCGGGGGCGTGAACTCCCCCGCGGCGGCCGGGAGCTGACGCGCCTGCACCGCGTCGACCCCACCGGTCTGGATCCCCGGCTCACACAGGTGGAGCTGCTCGTCGCGTGCAACCCGTACAACGTGCTGTGCGGCGAGCGGGGCGTGGCACGGGTCTTCGGCCCGCAGAAGGGCGCGACGCCCGCGCAGGTGGAAGAGCTGTCGGCGGCTCTGGAGAACTGGGCCTTCGTCCTCACCCGCGATGCCGCGGTACCGGACGGCGACCTGCGCTCCGGGCCCGGTACGGGAGCCTCCGGCGGCATGGGGGCCGGTCTGGCCGCCCTGGGCGCCCGGCTGCTCCCCCGCTTCGACGTGCTGCTGGGCCACCTCGAACTGGACGCCCGGCTGGCCGGCGCCGACCTGGTCGTCACCGCCGAGGGCGCGCTGGACCACCAGACGCCCCGCGGCAAGGTTCCCGCCGAGGTGGCCCGCCGCGCCAAGCTCCACGGCCGTCCCGTCCTGGCCCTGGCCGGCACGCTCGGCGAGGGCGCGGGCGAGGTGCCGGGCGTGGACGCCTGCCATGGCATCCTGCCCGCCCCGATGGAGTTGGCCGAGGCCCTGCTGCGCGCGAGCGAACTCCTCACGGACGCCACCGAACGCGCCCTGCGGATGATCGTCCTGGGCACCCGGCTGCCGGTTCAGGCGGAGGTGTCCGGCACGCAGCGCCCGTCCTCCGTGCGGTAGTTCCACTTCGCCCCGTCCGCCACGAGTTCCTTCACGGCCCGCACGAACCGCTTCACGTGCTCGTCCGGCGTGCCCGCGCCGAAGCTGACCCGGATCGCGTTGAGCGACTTCTCCCCGGGCGCGGCTTCCGGCGCCCCGCACTCCCCTTGCGCCTGCGGGTCGCTGCCGAGCAGGGTGCGCAGCAGCGGGTGGGCGCAGAACAGCCCGTCCCGCACGCCG
The Streptomyces tuirus genome window above contains:
- a CDS encoding glycerate kinase; translation: MLNRVVVAPCGFKESLSAEAAADAIAAGVRRVLPAAEIDLVPLVDGGEGTAVALAAATGGRIVTTAATGPVGATIATHFALLGDGDTAVVEMAAVAGLSLVPRGLRDPGTTTTYGVGELIRAALDTGVRRILVGCGDSGTSDGGAGALQALGARLLDARGRELPRGGRELTRLHRVDPTGLDPRLTQVELLVACNPYNVLCGERGVARVFGPQKGATPAQVEELSAALENWAFVLTRDAAVPDGDLRSGPGTGASGGMGAGLAALGARLLPRFDVLLGHLELDARLAGADLVVTAEGALDHQTPRGKVPAEVARRAKLHGRPVLALAGTLGEGAGEVPGVDACHGILPAPMELAEALLRASELLTDATERALRMIVLGTRLPVQAEVSGTQRPSSVR